The genome window GCGTGCCGCTGGGCCGCGGCGCGCTGCTCCGGCAGGAGATCCGCCCCGCTGGCATCCCCCCATTGCAGCCACATGACCGCACGCAGGTGTTCCACCAGCTGTCGGGCCAGCTGCGGCGGATGGGCGCCCTCCTCCACGGCGCGGGCGAGGAGGGTCAGCCCGCGGGCCGTCTCCCCTTCGCTCAGGGCCTCCACGATCTCCCCCACCAGATCCCAGCGCCCGGCCCCCAGGGTCCGCTGCACGCGTTCCACCGTGATGGGCTCTTCATCGGCGGCGAGTTGATCCAGCAGGGTCACCGCGTCCCGCAGGCTGCCGGCCGCCTGGCGCCCGATCCAGGCCAGGGCTTCCGGCTCGGCGGAGAGCCCCTCGGCGGCCACGATCTCCTCCAGCCGCCGGACGATCTCGGCCGTCGTCAGGCGGCGGAAATCGAAGCGTTGACAACGGGAGAGGATCGTGGCGGGGATCCGATGGGGCTCGGTGGTGGCCAGGACGAAGATCACGTGCGGCGGAGGCTCCTCCAGGGTTTTGAGGAGAGCGTTGAAGGCCTCGGTGGTCAGCATATGGGCCTCATCGATGACGTAGACCTTATACCGGGCCTCACTGGGGGAGAAGCGAACACGCTCCCGCAGATCCCGGATCTCATCGATGCCCCGGTTGGAGGCGGCGTCGATCTCGATCAGGTCGATGAGGCGCCCTTCGTGGACCGCCTGGCAGATCCGGCAGCGATCGCACGGTCGCTCCTCCACCGCTTCGGCCAGGCAGTTGACCGCCTTGGCCAGCAGGCGGGCTGTGGTGGTCTTGCCGGTCCCCCGCGGCCCGGCGAACAGATACGCGTGCGCGATACGACCCAGGCGCAGGGCGTTGCGCAGGGTGCGGGTCACATGCTCCTGGCCGACCACTTCCTCGAACCGTCGGGGGCGCCACTTGCGGTAGAGGGCCAACGGCATCGGCGGCACGCTCCGGAGTCCTGCTGATCTGGCCGCCATTATAACCGACGGGCGGGAAACCAGCAACGCAGCGCCCTGCCCCCGCCCCGCAGGACATGTAGGGCAACTGCGAGCAGTTGCCCTACGCTCCCGGCGAAACTTGACAAAATCCCCGATCCGATTATGATAGAAGCAAATCGGAACGCAGAACCGGAGCGCGAGGGGGATGTTCTGAGGGTTTGGCCGTCGGGTCAACGCAGGACTCGCCCGACGGCTTTTTGTTTGGAAGCCCAGGCGCCTGCTCACCCCCGAGGCCGCGCCTCCCTCCCTCGGATCCCCTTCTTCCGGTCGGATCGTTCCGCAACCTGAAGCAGGGAGTCCGCCCCCCGCGGGCTTCAAAAATCTTTCTGAAGGAGTTGCAGAGATGGCTGGTCAGCGTGTCAAGGGCACCGTCCGCTGGTTCAACCGGACCAAGGGGTACGGCTTCATCCGGCCGGACGAAGGGGACCGCGACGTCTTCGTCCACTACACGGCTATCGTCGGCCAGGGGTTCCGCAACCTCGAGGAGGGCGAGCGGGTGGAGTTCACCATCCGCGAGACCCCCAAGGGCCTCCAGGCCGAGCAGGTCGTGCGCCTGTCCGAGTGAACGCGGTGCCGGCTCCACCCGACCCGGGGCAGCGGGAGCCTCCGAACGGAGGCTCCCGCTGTTTTTTACGAGGCGCCGTCAAGAGACCTCCTTAGAGCGCGCCAATGTCAGGGGCGAGTTGCGTCTCTCGACGATGAGAAGCAGAATACCTTCGTCGGAATACGCAGCGGACGCTCGGCCTGGATCATGCGTGGAGCGCGGGTATGCCCATTCGGGTGCTGGACCCGGAGCTGGTGGCTCAGATCGCGGCCGGGGAGGTGATCGAGCGCCCGGCCTCGGTGGTCAAGGAGCTGGTGGAGAACGCCCTGGACGCCGGCGCCTCGCGGATCGAGGTGGAGACGGAGGGGGGCGGCCGTTCGCGCATCCGGGTCGCCGATGACGGGTGCGGCATCCCGGCCGCGGAAGTGGCCCTCGCCTTCGCCCGCCACGCCACCAGCAAGATCTCCGCGCCCGAGGACCTCTTCCGCATCGCCACCCTGGGGTTCCGGGGCGAAGCCCTGGCGGCCATCGCCGCCGTCGCCCGGGTCACCTGCCGGACCCGGGCTGTCGGCGAAGAGCTGGGCACCTATGTTCGCATCGAAGGAGGGGAGATCCGGGAGCAGCGGCCCCTGGCGCGTCCCCCGGGCACGGAGATGATCGTGGAGGACCTGTTCTTCAACACCCCGGCCCGCCGGAAGTTCCTGAAGGGGGAAGGGGCGGAGCGGCGGGCCATCGACCTCTGGATCAGCCGCTACGCCCTGGCTTACCCGAGGGTCGCGTTCTTCCTCCGGCATGACCGGCGGGAGGCCCTGACGCTCCCTGCCGCTCGCGAGCCCCGCCATCGCCTCGCCGCCCTCTACGGGGCAGAGGTGGCGGAAGCCCTCCTGGAGGTGCACGAAGCGGACGAAGAGATGCGGATCTCGGGATGGATCAGCCCGCCGGGGATGGATCGCCCGGACCGCCAGGAGATGGTCTTCTTCGTGAACGGACGCTGGGTGCAGGACCGCATGCTCCCGGCGGCGGTGCTGCAGGCCTATCACACCCTGCTTCCCGCCGGCCGCTTCCCCTGGAGCTTTCTCTGGATCGATCTCCCCCCCGATGCGGTGGATGTGAACGTTCACCCGGCCAAGATCGAGGTCCGTTTCCGGGATCCGGATCGGGTGTTCCGGCTGGTCCAGCGGGCCGCCCACCGAGCCCTCCGCCAGACGGCCCCTCGCGTCTTTCAGCCCGTCGCCTCCCCAATGGCACCCGCTTCGATGCCTGCCCGTCCCCTCCCGCCCGGGAAGCCCGCGGATGTCCTTCCGAAGCCATTCGGGGAGGAGGCCACCGGCCTTCCCCCGCTCCGGGTGATCGGGCAGCTCCAGGCGACCTACATCGTCGCCGAGGGGCCGGATGGCCTTTACCTGCTGGACCAGCACGCGGCGCACGAGCGGGTGCTGTATGAGGAGCTCATGGCCCGGCGTCAGGAGGGGCCGCTCCCGGCCCAGCCGCTGCTGCAGCCGGTGCTGCTGGAGGTCTCACCGGAGGAGGGGAGCCTGCTGGAGGAACACCAGGAGGCGCTGCAGGAACTGGGGTTCTGGATCGAGCCCTTCGGCCCCCGCGCCGTCCGCGTGCGGGCCATCCCGGCCGTCCTCTCCGCCGAAGCGATTCGGGCGGTGATCCAGGACCTCCTGTTCGATCTGCACGAGGCGCGACGGCCGATGGAGGTGGCTTTAGAAGCCCGCTGGATCCGGAGCATCTGCAAGCGCGCCGCCGTGAAGGCCGGGCAGGTCCTCAGCATGGAGCAGATGCAGCATCTGGTGCGGGCGCTGGAGCGATGCGCCATGCCCTGGACCTGCCCGCACGGCCGGCCGACGGTGTTGCGGTTCCCGCTGGGCCAGCTGGCCCATCAGTTCGGACGGGAGCCATGAGGGGACAGGCCCGCCCATGGCCTCGGAGGGGCTCACCGGCCCCGGCCTTTGGGCATCTTGCCGCTCGGGTTCGGCTTCTTCGAAGAGGTGGAGCCCGGACCCGCCGCCGGGGTGGGGGACGGCGCGGGCGTGGCGAAGGCCCTGGACCGGGCGGAGCGCATGATGGCGCCCAGGCCCCGGCCGCCCGGATGCAGGCCGTAGGCGCGGTAGGCCTGGCCCCAGCCGACCTGGCGCCCCAGCTGGAGCGCCTGCTCCAGGGAGAGATCGTTCGTGGGATCGGCGTCGCTCTGAGAGGCCAGGACCAGCTGAAGCGCTCGGGCGATCTCGCCATAGCCGAAGCCCTGGGCGTGGAGGCCCATCAGATCCGTGACGGAGATCGTCGGCGTGAGCCCGAAGGTCGGAAACGTCTGGCTGATCCAGCGGGCCAGGGCCAGGGCCACCGGATGGATCCGGGTCACCGGCACCGTCGGGGTGAGCGTGGGCGTCGGTGTAAGCGTGGACTCCTCCGCCGGCGCCGCCGCGCCGGCCCCCCAAGCCATCGCCAGCCCCAGGCCCAGGGCCAACCCGATGCCCAACAGATTGCCAACCATCCTGATCGCGATTTGTCGCATCGCAGATCCCTCCGGTTTGGGAGTGGGAGAACGAGCGCCGCTCCAGCCCCGGGTGCCTCCGGGTCGACAGGAGGCCCGGGACCGGATGAAGGCAATTTCCGATCCACAAGCGGAGATGGTCAGAGCGGTCTGACTGCAGATCTTCTTCATCAGAAACCGCTTCAGGGTTCGGAGAAGATACGCGTGACGTTTGTCTCATTCCAGACGGTTTCATAGGAGGATGAGGGATGGGCCTGCTCACCCCTCATCCCGAAGAGCGACGCTGGATCGCCCGGGCGCGGAAGGGAGATCCGGAGGCTATCGCGGCCCTGTATCAGCATTACGCCGATGGCGTCTACCGCTATCTGCTCTACCGGGTGGGCGACGCCGAGCTGGCAGAGGATCTCACCGCGGATGTGTTCCTCAAGATGATCGAGGACCTGCCGCGGTATGAGGAGCGAGGTCTTCCTTTCGGCGCCTGGCTGTTCCGCATCGCCCGGGCCCGCCTGATCGATCACTGGCGGCGGCAGGGGCGGCGCCCCCTCGTGGCGCTGGAGGACACGGAGACGGGGCCGCAGCTCAGCCAGGACATCCCGGAGGACGAGATCGCGGTCTCGGAGATGATCCAGCGGGCGTTGCGGGTGCTCACCGAGGAGCAGCGGGAAGTGGTGGTCCTGCGCTTCCTGGTCGGGATGAGCCTGGAGGAAGTGGCCCGGGCGATGGGGAAATCCGTGGGCGCTGTCAAGGCCCTCCAGCATCGCGCCCTGAGCGCTTTAGCCCGTTATCTGGAGAAGGTCCGGTGATGGATCCGAAGCGAGACGCGCATGAGATCGAGCTCCTGGAGCGATGCCTGTGCCGGCTGGAGCAGGGCGCGGACCTGGAGACGTGCCTGCGGGAAGTCCCCGAGGCGATCCCGTTGCGCCCGCTTCTGGAGACCGCCCTCTGGCTCCAGCGCGGCCAGGAGGTGGCCCTCTCTCCCGCAGCGCGCCGACGGCTGATCCGTCAGGGGCAGCTCCGCGCAGCCCGGCGAGCGGCTGCCCCGCAAGCGTCCCGGCCGGCCCTCCGCTGGGGGTGGGCGCTGGTGGCCGCCCTGGGCTTGATCCTGGTCCTTTTGAGCGCGGTGGGGGCGGCGGAGGCCAGCCTGCCCGGCGAGCCCTTGTATCCGGTCAAACGGGCCGTGGAGGGTCTGGTCACCCTGGGGATGTCGCCGGAGGAGCGGGCCCTCTACCTGGCGGAGCGACGCTGGTCGGAGTTCGAGGCGAGCGCCGCCCGGGGACGCTGGCTCCCCGACCTCGCCGAGGAGAGCTTGGCCCGTCTGGAAGAGGCCGCCCGTCTGGGGGCGGAAGGCCCTGCAGGGCCCGCGGCGCGGCTGCGCGCCCTCTACGAGCGTCAGGGCGTCCTCCTGGAGGAGGCCGCAGCGGTCGCCCCGCCGGATGTCCGTTCCGCCCTGACCCGCGCGCGCCAGCGCTGGGCCGGGCTGGCCCCGGTCCTCGGCCGGCCCGAAGGGGGGATCCCCGAACCGACCCGGGCGGTGGAGACGCCGGTCCTGCCGGAGCCGACGGCGGAGATCCTGCGGGAGCGGACCCATACCCCGCCGGGCCTGGAGAAACGGGAGACGCCTTCTGCGCCGCGCACCCCACCGGGTCAGGAGAAGACGCCACCGGGCCAGGAGAAGAAAGAAACGCCTCGCCCGGTCCGCACCCCTCCGGGCCAGGAGAAAAAGGACACGCCGGGCCCTCCCCGAGGCCAGGATTCCGCTCCGCCGGGGGATCAAGGCCCAAAGGGCCCTCCGGGAAGGCGGAGGTAAGGCTCTCCCCGGCTGCATATCCTGATCACAAGGCCCGGCCCTGGACGGCCGGGCCGCTTTGTCGATCCCCGACAAAACGGATAAAATGGGGGGGAACCTGCCCTCAGGCGGAGCAACGATGGAACGGCTCTGGACCCCCTGGCGGATGGCTTACCTGAAAGGGGAGGGCGAGGCGCCTCAGGGTTGCATCTTTTGCCGGAAGATCAACGGTTCCGACGAGGTGGAACACATCCTCTTTCGCGGGCGCACCGTATACGTGACCCTCAACCGATACCCCTACAACAACGGCCACCTGATGGTCATCCCCTACGCCCACGTGCCCAGCCTAGAGGACCTGGACCCTCCGACGATGCTGGAGGTGATGCAGCTTGTCGCCTTATCCTTGAAGGCCCTCCGTCAGGCCTACCGGCCGGAGGGGTTCAATGTCGGGGCCAACATCGGCCGGCCCGCCGGCGCCGGGGTGGCCGATCACGTCCATATCCACGTCGTCCCCCGCTGGACGGGGGACACGAATTTCATGCCGGTCATCGGCAACACCCGCGTGCTCCCCGAATGGCTGGACGACACCTATCGCCGTCTCCGGCCGCTGTTCGAAGAGCTGGCTTCCTCCCTTCAGCGGCCATCCGGGGATCCCTGATCCGAACGGAGCGGATGGGGAGGCCCATCCCGGCGGAGGGGAACGATCGTTCGTTGGCCCGGAAGGGGGATCCCCGGCAAGGCGGGATGGATGGGATGCCTTGTTCACGGAGGGATCGCCATGCGCAAAGACGGTCGGGATCCGGTGATTGTGGGGGCGGCGCGTACGCCCATCGGAAAGCTGCTGGGGGCGCTCTCGCCCCTCCCGGCGCCCCAACTGGGCGCCGTGGCCATCCGCGAGGCCATCCGTCGGGCGGGCGTCGATCCTGCCCATATCGACGAGGTCATCATGGGAGAGGTGGTCCAGGCCGGCAGCGGCATGGCCCCGGCCCGGCAGGCCGCGGTCGCCGCCGGGATCCCTGTCGAGGTGGGGGCAGTCACGGTCAACAAGGTCTGCGGCTCAGGGCTGAAGGCGGTGATGCTGGCGGCCCAGGCGGTGAAGGCGGGGGATGCAGACGTGGTGGTGGCCGGGGGGATGGAGAGCATGAGCAACGCCCCGCACCTGATCCGATTGCGGGCGGGGATGCGTTACGGCCACCTCCAGGCAGAGGACAGCCTGATCGCCGACGGCCTGCGCTGCCCCTTCCACCAGGTGCTGATGGGGGAGCTGGCCGAGTTCATCGCCGACCAGTTCGAAGTGACCCGCGAGGAGATGGACGCCTTCGCCCTGGAGAGCCATCGCAAAGCCGTGGCCGCCATCGACGCCGGTCGATTCCGGGCGGAGATCGTCCCGGTGGAGGTCCCCGACGGCAAGGGAGGCACCCGGGTGGTGGACACGGATGAAGGCCCCCGGCGGGATACCTCCATGGAGGCCCTGGCCCGTCTCAAGCCGGCCTTCCGGCCCAACGGGCGGGTGACGGCGGGGAACTCCCCCGGGCTCAACGATGGGGCGGCGGCGGTGGTGGTGATGAGCCGAGCGAAGGCGGAGGCCCTGGGGATCCCACCCCTGGCTCGGATCGTGGGCTACGCCCAGGCGGCAGTGGATCCGCAGTGGTTGTTCTACGCGCCGGCGAAGGCGATCCCTCGCCTCCTGGAGCGGGTGGGCTGGCGCTGGGAGGAAGTCGATCTCATCGAGATCAACGAGGCCTTCGCCGCCCAGGTCCTGGCCGACGCGAAGGCCATGGAACAACAGGGATACCGGTGGGACTGGAGCCGGGTGAACGTGAACGGCGGGGCCGTCGCCCTCGGGCACCCCGTGGGGGCGAGCGGCGCCCGCATCTTGGTCACCCTGATCTACGCTCTGCGAGATCGCGGGCTGCGTCGGGGCATCGCCACCCTGTGCCTGGGCGGGGGCGAGGCGGTCGCCATGGCCGTGGAGATCGAATAGGGGCAGCTTTCGCCGCGACCTTGCCGTCTCGAAGACGGAGGTTCGGGGCTGAATTCCCCTGCGTAATCCTGCTGTAGGAGCGGCTTCAGCCGCGACCGATCTTGGATCTCCTCATGTCGGGCGAGACCGATGGTGTCATGGAGGGCAAAAATTCGGGGCTGAAGCCCCTCCTACAGGAAAACCGATCACGCACCCCATCAATGGGGAGGATCGCCATGGCGCTGCAGAATGTTCGAACGGTGGGCGTGGTGGGTTGCGGCCTGATGGGCTCGGGGATCGCCGAGGTATGCGCCCGGGCCGGCTTTCAGGTCATCGTCCGTGAGGTGAACGAGGAGCTCCTCCGCAAGGGGCTGGACCGCATCCGGGCCTCGATGGCGAAGGCGGTGGAGCGGGGCAAGCTGTCCGCCGCCGAGATGGAGGCGGCCTGGGGACACATCCGGGGCACCCTGCGGATGGAGGACTTCGCCGCTTGCGACCTGGTCATCGAAGCGGTGGTGGAGGACATGCCGACCAAGAAGCAGGTCTTCGCGGAGCTGGATCGCATCTGCCCGCCCCATGCCGTCCTGGCCAGCAACACCTCCTCCCTCTCCATCACTGAGCTGGGGAGCGTCACCCGGCGACCGGAGAAAGTCATCGGATTCCATTTCTTTAACCCGGTCCCGGTGATGCCGCTTCTGGAGATCGTCATCGGGTTGCAGACGGCGGAGGAGACGGTGGCCCTGGGCCGGGCCCTGGCCGAGCGCCTGAACAAGACGGTGGTGATCTCCAAGGACCGCCCGGGGTTCATCGTCAACCGCCTGCTGATCCCCTACCTCCTGGACGCCATCCGGCTCCTGGAGGAGGGGGTGGCGACCATGGAGGACATCGACACGGCGATCCGGCTGGGCCTGAACCATCCCATGGGGCCGTTCACCCTGATGGACTTCGTGGGATTGGACACGTTGCTCTTCATCGCCGACGCGATGTTTGAGGAGTTCAAGGACCCACGCTATGCGGCCCCGCCTCTGCTGCGCCGCATGGTGGCCGCTGGCTGGCTGGGCCGCAAGAGCGGGAAGGGGTTCTACACGTACGCGGCATGAGGGAGGCGGGCTTCTTGGCCCTAGACTCAAGGTTTCTTCGGGAGGATACTTCGAATGCGTGAGGAAAAAGATCTTCTCGTCATTTGGCGGAGGATTCCAGAGCGCTGGCGGGATCTTGCCTGGTCTTTTCTGGAGTTCCTCGCCGAACATTCAGCCGGAGCGTCCGCGCCTGGATCTCCATCTTTGTCTACAGCCATCCGACAGGAGAAGTGGCGCGCGCTCCAGAAGGCTGTGGAACCTGTGATCCCGTCCCTGGAGGAGTATCTTCAAGAGAAGCAGACAGAGATCGCTCGTGAGGAGTCCCCATAATGCTTGTTATCGACACAAGCATACTAATTGCTTATCTCAAAAAAGAGAAAGGATGGGAGGGAATCGAAGAATACCTCCTTGGAACAGATGGTGTGATCATGCATGTTGTCAATGTGTGCGAATTATATTATTTCCTTCTCCGCCGCAGTGAAAGTGTTGCAGAGACGGTGCTGTCTCAGCTTCCTCTTCTGGTGACGATCCGTTTTGATTGCGATTGGGAATTTTGGAAGGCAGTAGGAAGGCTGAAAGCGGCTGCTTCAATCTCGTTAGCCGACGCCGCAGGCTCTACGCTGGCTCGACGTCTGGATCTGCCCTTCTGGACGAAAGATGAGCAGCTGCTGCAAGCCCTTCAGCAGACCCGGTGGTGTTCGATCTGGACATCGGGCCCATCCTGAGCTTTAAGGAGGTTTCCGATGGGGGTGGAGATCCTGGCGCAGGCGGGGTTGAACTTCGAGCTCTCCGAGGAGCATCGGATGTTCCAGCAGGTGGTGCGGGAGTTCGCCCAGAAGGAGATCGCCCCGGTGGCCACGCACTACGATGAGACGGGGGAGTTTCCCTGGGAGACGGTGCGCAAGATGGCCGCCATGGGGCTGATGGGCCTGGAGGTCCCCGAGGAATACGGCGGCCAGGGGCTGGACGCCATCGCCTCCGCCCTGGCGATGATTGAGATCGCCAAAGCCGACGCTGCCCACAGCGCGATCATGTCCGTCAACAACACGCTCTTCTGCTTCCCTATCCTCACCTTCGGGACCGAAGAGCAGAAGCGCAAATACGTGACGCCGGTGGCCACCGGCCAGGCCATGGGCGCCTACGCCCTCACCGAGCCCCAGTCGGGCTCCGACGCCGCCGGCATGCGCACGCGGGCGGTGCGCAAAGGGGACGTCTACATCATCAACGGGCGTAAGTCCTGGATCACCAACGGCCCCGTGGCCGATTACATTGTCCTCTTCGCGATGACCGATCCTGAGAAGAAGCATCACGGCATCAGCGCCTTCATCATCGAGACCAACCGCCCCGGGTTCAGCCGCGGCAAGAAGGAGGAGAAGCTGGGCATCCGGGCCAGCGCCACCTGTGAGATCTACCTCGACAACTACGAGTGCCCGGTCGAGAACCGGCTGGGGGAGGAGGGCGAGGGCTTCCGGATCGCCATGACCACCCTGGACGCCGGGCGGGTGGGGATCGCGGCCCAAGCGGTGGGGATCGCCGAGGCGGCCTATGAGGCGGCCCTGGCCTGGGCGAAGCAGCGGGAGGCCTTCGGCCGCAAGATCGGGGAGTTCCAGGCCATCCAGTGGAAGCTGGCCGACATGCGGGTGAAGCTGGAGGCGGCCCGCTTGCTCACCCTGCAGGCGGCCTGGAAGCGGGAGCGGGCCAAGCGCACCGGCGAGCGCTACACGCTGGAGGCGGCCATCGCCAAGCTGTTCGCCAGCGAGGCCGCTCAGTGGATCACCTATGAGGCCATCCAGATCCACGGCGGAATGGGCTACAGCCGGGAGATGCCGGTGGAGCGCTACTTCCGCGACGCCCGCATCACGACCATCTACGAGGGCACCAGCGAGATCCAGCGCCTGGTCATCGCCCGTCAGATCCTGGGGTTCAAGAGCAGCGTCTGAGCGCCACATCCTCCAGGGAGCGGAAGATCCACCCATGAAGGCCGTCGTCTTCTATCAGCACGGGGGTCCGGAGGTGTTGCAGGCGGCGGAGCTGCC of Thermoflexus hugenholtzii JAD2 contains these proteins:
- the mutL gene encoding DNA mismatch repair endonuclease MutL: MPIRVLDPELVAQIAAGEVIERPASVVKELVENALDAGASRIEVETEGGGRSRIRVADDGCGIPAAEVALAFARHATSKISAPEDLFRIATLGFRGEALAAIAAVARVTCRTRAVGEELGTYVRIEGGEIREQRPLARPPGTEMIVEDLFFNTPARRKFLKGEGAERRAIDLWISRYALAYPRVAFFLRHDRREALTLPAAREPRHRLAALYGAEVAEALLEVHEADEEMRISGWISPPGMDRPDRQEMVFFVNGRWVQDRMLPAAVLQAYHTLLPAGRFPWSFLWIDLPPDAVDVNVHPAKIEVRFRDPDRVFRLVQRAAHRALRQTAPRVFQPVASPMAPASMPARPLPPGKPADVLPKPFGEEATGLPPLRVIGQLQATYIVAEGPDGLYLLDQHAAHERVLYEELMARRQEGPLPAQPLLQPVLLEVSPEEGSLLEEHQEALQELGFWIEPFGPRAVRVRAIPAVLSAEAIRAVIQDLLFDLHEARRPMEVALEARWIRSICKRAAVKAGQVLSMEQMQHLVRALERCAMPWTCPHGRPTVLRFPLGQLAHQFGREP
- a CDS encoding PIN domain-containing protein, coding for MLVIDTSILIAYLKKEKGWEGIEEYLLGTDGVIMHVVNVCELYYFLLRRSESVAETVLSQLPLLVTIRFDCDWEFWKAVGRLKAAASISLADAAGSTLARRLDLPFWTKDEQLLQALQQTRWCSIWTSGPS
- a CDS encoding cold-shock protein encodes the protein MAGQRVKGTVRWFNRTKGYGFIRPDEGDRDVFVHYTAIVGQGFRNLEEGERVEFTIRETPKGLQAEQVVRLSE
- a CDS encoding HIT family protein, with the translated sequence MERLWTPWRMAYLKGEGEAPQGCIFCRKINGSDEVEHILFRGRTVYVTLNRYPYNNGHLMVIPYAHVPSLEDLDPPTMLEVMQLVALSLKALRQAYRPEGFNVGANIGRPAGAGVADHVHIHVVPRWTGDTNFMPVIGNTRVLPEWLDDTYRRLRPLFEELASSLQRPSGDP
- the dnaX gene encoding DNA polymerase III subunit gamma/tau; this encodes MPLALYRKWRPRRFEEVVGQEHVTRTLRNALRLGRIAHAYLFAGPRGTGKTTTARLLAKAVNCLAEAVEERPCDRCRICQAVHEGRLIDLIEIDAASNRGIDEIRDLRERVRFSPSEARYKVYVIDEAHMLTTEAFNALLKTLEEPPPHVIFVLATTEPHRIPATILSRCQRFDFRRLTTAEIVRRLEEIVAAEGLSAEPEALAWIGRQAAGSLRDAVTLLDQLAADEEPITVERVQRTLGAGRWDLVGEIVEALSEGETARGLTLLARAVEEGAHPPQLARQLVEHLRAVMWLQWGDASGADLLPEQRAAAQRHARALPPEVLPRLIRLFMTAAADFRSAWSPQLALELAFVEAALACQQARAARSVPPVPPAPAPAPAAATPAPPSPAPPGP
- a CDS encoding acetyl-CoA C-acetyltransferase, encoding MRKDGRDPVIVGAARTPIGKLLGALSPLPAPQLGAVAIREAIRRAGVDPAHIDEVIMGEVVQAGSGMAPARQAAVAAGIPVEVGAVTVNKVCGSGLKAVMLAAQAVKAGDADVVVAGGMESMSNAPHLIRLRAGMRYGHLQAEDSLIADGLRCPFHQVLMGELAEFIADQFEVTREEMDAFALESHRKAVAAIDAGRFRAEIVPVEVPDGKGGTRVVDTDEGPRRDTSMEALARLKPAFRPNGRVTAGNSPGLNDGAAAVVVMSRAKAEALGIPPLARIVGYAQAAVDPQWLFYAPAKAIPRLLERVGWRWEEVDLIEINEAFAAQVLADAKAMEQQGYRWDWSRVNVNGGAVALGHPVGASGARILVTLIYALRDRGLRRGIATLCLGGGEAVAMAVEIE
- a CDS encoding acyl-CoA dehydrogenase, which translates into the protein MNFELSEEHRMFQQVVREFAQKEIAPVATHYDETGEFPWETVRKMAAMGLMGLEVPEEYGGQGLDAIASALAMIEIAKADAAHSAIMSVNNTLFCFPILTFGTEEQKRKYVTPVATGQAMGAYALTEPQSGSDAAGMRTRAVRKGDVYIINGRKSWITNGPVADYIVLFAMTDPEKKHHGISAFIIETNRPGFSRGKKEEKLGIRASATCEIYLDNYECPVENRLGEEGEGFRIAMTTLDAGRVGIAAQAVGIAEAAYEAALAWAKQREAFGRKIGEFQAIQWKLADMRVKLEAARLLTLQAAWKRERAKRTGERYTLEAAIAKLFASEAAQWITYEAIQIHGGMGYSREMPVERYFRDARITTIYEGTSEIQRLVIARQILGFKSSV
- a CDS encoding 3-hydroxyacyl-CoA dehydrogenase family protein, yielding MALQNVRTVGVVGCGLMGSGIAEVCARAGFQVIVREVNEELLRKGLDRIRASMAKAVERGKLSAAEMEAAWGHIRGTLRMEDFAACDLVIEAVVEDMPTKKQVFAELDRICPPHAVLASNTSSLSITELGSVTRRPEKVIGFHFFNPVPVMPLLEIVIGLQTAEETVALGRALAERLNKTVVISKDRPGFIVNRLLIPYLLDAIRLLEEGVATMEDIDTAIRLGLNHPMGPFTLMDFVGLDTLLFIADAMFEEFKDPRYAAPPLLRRMVAAGWLGRKSGKGFYTYAA
- a CDS encoding RNA polymerase sigma factor; this translates as MGLLTPHPEERRWIARARKGDPEAIAALYQHYADGVYRYLLYRVGDAELAEDLTADVFLKMIEDLPRYEERGLPFGAWLFRIARARLIDHWRRQGRRPLVALEDTETGPQLSQDIPEDEIAVSEMIQRALRVLTEEQREVVVLRFLVGMSLEEVARAMGKSVGAVKALQHRALSALARYLEKVR